From one Thalassobaculum sp. OXR-137 genomic stretch:
- a CDS encoding ABC transporter ATP-binding protein: MLELKNVSAGYGTFQALFDVSLEVRAGEAVAVIGPNGAGKTSLLRVISKVIDLNGGEIAMEGVSLNDVPAHRIIEMGIAHVPEHRRLFPRLTVEENLKMGGFIASARSHFEDRLAYVYELFPRMKERRHQLAGTMSGGEQQMCAIGRGLMSGPKLLLLDEPSAGLAPVIVQQVFDLVRRIRQEGYTVLIVEQNIQQVLKVVDRAYLLEVGQIKMSGSSQDLLENDDVRRAYIGL; this comes from the coding sequence ATGCTTGAATTGAAGAACGTTTCCGCCGGTTACGGCACTTTCCAGGCGCTGTTCGACGTCAGTCTGGAGGTCCGGGCCGGCGAGGCGGTGGCGGTGATCGGCCCCAATGGCGCGGGCAAGACCTCGCTGCTGCGGGTGATCTCCAAGGTCATCGACCTGAACGGCGGCGAGATCGCCATGGAGGGGGTGTCGCTGAACGATGTGCCGGCGCACCGGATCATCGAGATGGGCATCGCCCATGTGCCGGAACACCGGCGCCTGTTCCCCCGGCTGACGGTCGAGGAGAACCTGAAGATGGGCGGCTTCATCGCGTCGGCCCGATCGCATTTCGAGGACCGGCTCGCCTATGTCTACGAGCTGTTCCCGCGCATGAAGGAGCGGCGGCACCAGCTCGCCGGGACCATGTCCGGCGGCGAGCAGCAGATGTGCGCCATCGGCCGCGGGCTGATGTCGGGACCGAAGCTGCTGCTGCTGGACGAGCCGTCGGCCGGTCTGGCGCCGGTGATCGTGCAGCAGGTGTTCGACCTGGTCCGGCGCATCCGGCAGGAGGGCTACACCGTGCTGATCGTCGAGCAGAACATCCAGCAGGTTCTGAAGGTCGTGGACCGCGCCTACCTGCTCGAGGTCGGCCAGATCAAGATGAGCGGATCGTCCCAGGACCTCCTGGAAAACGACGATGTCCGCCGCGCCTATATCGGTCTCTGA
- a CDS encoding branched-chain amino acid ABC transporter permease, which yields MDFPLTDPFFWETVIQGLLFGGVLALLSLGLNIIFGVIDVVWICYAELIMLGMYTIYFLYSDYGVPLPLAMIAGILVVALLGAILHHFIIRPILHTEPINQLLVTGGVLFFLQGFATLAFSVEFRNLGVTFGSIEAGDMYIPITRLLAFVISLVAVVGLWLFLKRTYLGTAIRAISQDRDVMPLMGVSPGKIYLVTSALGGGLAGLGACLLVLLYDIHPAIGLTFGPITFMVCVMGGLGNMIGGFIAAFIFAEFIALGGFYAEIEWGYVIAFAFFIVMMFIRPQGILGSKN from the coding sequence GTGGATTTCCCGCTCACCGACCCGTTCTTCTGGGAGACCGTCATCCAGGGCCTGCTGTTCGGCGGTGTCCTGGCCCTGCTGTCCCTCGGGCTCAACATCATCTTCGGCGTCATCGACGTGGTGTGGATCTGCTACGCCGAGCTGATCATGCTCGGCATGTACACGATCTACTTCCTGTACAGCGATTACGGCGTGCCGCTGCCGCTGGCGATGATCGCCGGGATCCTGGTGGTGGCGCTGCTGGGGGCGATCCTGCACCACTTCATCATCCGGCCGATCCTGCATACCGAACCGATCAACCAGCTTCTGGTGACCGGCGGCGTGCTGTTTTTCCTGCAGGGCTTCGCCACGCTCGCCTTCTCCGTCGAGTTCCGCAACCTGGGCGTCACCTTCGGCAGCATCGAGGCCGGGGACATGTATATCCCGATCACCCGCCTGCTGGCCTTCGTGATCAGTCTGGTGGCGGTGGTCGGCCTCTGGCTGTTCCTGAAACGCACCTATCTCGGCACCGCGATCCGGGCGATCAGCCAGGATCGGGACGTAATGCCGCTGATGGGGGTGAGCCCGGGCAAGATCTATCTGGTGACCTCGGCCTTGGGCGGCGGGCTCGCCGGGCTCGGGGCGTGCCTGCTGGTGCTGCTCTACGACATCCACCCGGCGATCGGGCTGACCTTCGGGCCGATCACCTTCATGGTCTGCGTCATGGGCGGGCTCGGCAACATGATCGGCGGGTTCATCGCCGCCTTCATCTTTGCCGAGTTCATCGCGCTGGGAGGCTTCTATGCCGAGATCGAGTGGGGCTACGTGATCGCCTTCGCCTTCTTCATCGTCATGATGTTCATCCGCCCGCAGGGCATTCTCGGATCGAAGAACTGA
- a CDS encoding branched-chain amino acid ABC transporter permease — protein sequence MNIPMIIKAVGFLAILSIPTLGFSDYVLHIAISILLWGFIYTGWSVMGRFGLVSLGHGAFMGIGAYGVTMLWNHAGITPWIGIPVAVVVSAAVGFMIGFPCFRFRITGHYFALVTLALSEVARLLIVALRDYTGGSLGVTPNSVISADTPNSFIAMQFSDKVTWFYIVVAVWVIGLLVWRMVDRSMIRYAMEAISQEEDAAASVGVHVTRTKLIVTMISAAMTAVGGAVYGQYQLYINPETTSGIAISLQIVFAAIAGGMFVQLGPTVGAVITLLLTEGLRQTVGHDVHGLDVMIYGAMLVLFIIYMPRGVVGRVIEMFDRRTDGGGPTAQPRPQPGE from the coding sequence ATGAACATTCCCATGATCATCAAGGCGGTCGGATTCCTCGCCATCCTCAGCATCCCGACGCTGGGCTTCAGCGACTACGTCCTGCACATCGCCATCTCGATCCTGCTCTGGGGTTTCATCTATACCGGCTGGTCGGTGATGGGCCGGTTCGGGCTTGTGTCGCTCGGCCACGGCGCCTTCATGGGCATCGGCGCCTACGGGGTGACCATGCTGTGGAACCATGCCGGCATCACCCCCTGGATCGGCATTCCGGTCGCCGTCGTGGTCTCGGCCGCGGTCGGCTTCATGATCGGCTTCCCGTGCTTCCGCTTCCGCATCACCGGGCACTATTTCGCCCTGGTCACCCTGGCCCTGTCGGAGGTGGCGCGGCTGCTGATCGTGGCCCTGCGCGACTACACCGGCGGCTCGCTTGGCGTCACCCCGAACAGCGTGATCTCGGCGGATACGCCGAATTCGTTCATCGCCATGCAGTTCTCCGACAAGGTGACCTGGTTCTACATCGTCGTCGCGGTCTGGGTGATCGGCCTGCTGGTCTGGCGCATGGTGGACCGCTCGATGATCCGGTACGCCATGGAGGCGATCAGCCAGGAGGAGGACGCGGCCGCCTCGGTCGGCGTTCACGTCACCCGCACCAAGCTCATCGTCACCATGATCTCGGCGGCGATGACGGCGGTGGGCGGCGCGGTCTACGGCCAGTACCAGCTCTACATCAACCCGGAGACCACCTCGGGCATCGCGATCTCGCTGCAGATCGTGTTCGCGGCCATCGCCGGCGGCATGTTCGTGCAGCTCGGCCCCACCGTCGGTGCGGTTATCACGTTGCTCCTGACCGAAGGGCTGCGTCAGACTGTGGGCCATGACGTCCACGGCCTGGACGTCATGATCTACGGGGCGATGCTGGTGCTGTTCATCATCTACATGCCGCGTGGCGTCGTCGGGCGGGTGATCGAGATGTTCGACAGGCGCACCGACGGCGGCGGCCCGACCGCGCAACCGAGGCCGCAGCCGGGGGAATAG
- a CDS encoding FAD-binding oxidoreductase yields MSDSTSKSLPAHAPSLWAATAPPPPQTSELRDSVKADVVIVGGGVTGLSAALHMAERGISAVVLEAARAGFGGSGRNSGHIIPTLAAGDPDALVAKFGADAGERMVAFLRDSASLTFDLIRKYAIDCDAVQNGWAQPAHRASRMKLLEKRYGEWTRRQARSDLLDAGQIADKLGTDIYHGALFMHSGGHVNPLALAQGLAKAAMAQGAKVFTGSPALTVTREGTEWRVTTPQGQVTADRLVIATNAYTGALIPALAKTLVRIINYQVSTHPMPSDIAASVIPSDISSSDTRRDLYPFRKDRAGRLVTGATLALPLNMDARIRPWIAERIGNAFPQVRDRRLEYVWNGRIAMTPNRLPRVHSIGPGAITPIAYNGRGMALGVAMGKELADWTQGKPDDALGLPKMEIEPMPLVSSLGRLAQAALVRYRQLDAQD; encoded by the coding sequence GTGTCGGACTCCACATCGAAGAGCCTGCCCGCCCACGCGCCGTCCCTGTGGGCGGCCACCGCTCCGCCACCGCCGCAGACCTCGGAACTGCGGGACTCGGTGAAGGCCGATGTGGTCATCGTCGGCGGCGGCGTCACCGGCCTGTCGGCGGCGTTGCACATGGCCGAGCGCGGCATCTCCGCGGTGGTGCTGGAGGCGGCCCGGGCCGGCTTCGGAGGCTCCGGGCGCAACAGCGGGCACATCATCCCGACCTTGGCCGCCGGCGATCCCGACGCGCTGGTGGCGAAGTTCGGCGCCGATGCGGGCGAGCGGATGGTCGCCTTCCTGCGGGACAGCGCGTCCCTGACCTTCGATTTGATCCGAAAATACGCCATCGACTGCGATGCGGTGCAGAACGGCTGGGCCCAGCCGGCGCACCGGGCCTCGCGCATGAAGCTGCTGGAGAAGCGCTACGGCGAATGGACCCGGCGCCAGGCGCGGTCCGACCTGCTCGATGCCGGCCAGATCGCGGACAAGCTCGGCACCGACATCTATCACGGCGCGCTGTTCATGCATTCGGGCGGCCATGTGAACCCGCTGGCCCTGGCCCAGGGCCTCGCCAAGGCGGCGATGGCGCAGGGGGCCAAGGTGTTCACCGGCTCGCCGGCGCTGACCGTCACCCGCGAGGGCACGGAATGGCGGGTGACCACGCCGCAGGGGCAGGTGACCGCCGACCGGCTGGTGATCGCCACCAACGCCTATACCGGCGCGCTGATCCCGGCGCTGGCCAAGACCCTGGTGCGGATCATCAACTACCAGGTCTCCACCCATCCGATGCCGTCGGACATCGCCGCCAGCGTGATCCCCAGCGACATCTCCTCCTCGGACACCCGCCGCGACCTCTATCCGTTCCGCAAGGACCGGGCGGGGCGGCTGGTCACCGGTGCGACCCTGGCCCTGCCGCTGAACATGGATGCCCGCATCCGCCCCTGGATCGCCGAGCGGATCGGCAATGCCTTCCCGCAGGTACGTGACCGGCGGCTGGAATATGTCTGGAACGGCCGCATCGCCATGACGCCGAACCGGCTGCCGCGGGTGCATTCGATTGGGCCGGGCGCCATCACGCCGATCGCCTATAACGGCCGCGGCATGGCGCTGGGCGTGGCCATGGGCAAGGAGCTGGCCGACTGGACCCAGGGCAAGCCGGACGACGCGCTCGGCCTGCCGAAGATGGAGATCGAGCCGATGCCGTTGGTGAGTTCGCTCGGCCGTCTCGCCCAGGCCGCCCTGGTCCGCTACCGGCAGTTGGACGCGCAGGACTGA
- a CDS encoding choline ABC transporter substrate-binding protein, which produces MKTRTAALALALSLSAGTAYASCETVTFSDVGWTDITATTAATTEVLQALGYETDIKVLSVPVTYTSMAQGDIDVFLGNWMPTMEGDIAPYREKGTVDTVRENLEGAKYTLATNAAGAKLGIKSFADIAKHADALDETIYGIEPGNDGNRLILDMIEKDAFGLKGFDVKESSEQGMLAQVKRADQRGEPVVFLGWEPHPMNANFDLTYLTGGDDYFGPDLGGATVYTNTRAGYVDECKNVGALLKNLKFSLAMENEIMGAILDDGTAPDKAATAWMKANPDVVMGWLDGVTTKDGGDAKAAVKSALGL; this is translated from the coding sequence ATGAAAACCAGAACCGCCGCGCTTGCCCTGGCGTTGAGCCTTTCCGCCGGCACCGCTTACGCGAGCTGCGAGACCGTCACCTTCTCCGATGTGGGCTGGACCGACATCACCGCCACCACCGCCGCCACCACCGAGGTGCTGCAGGCGCTGGGCTACGAGACCGACATCAAGGTCCTGTCCGTGCCGGTGACGTACACCTCCATGGCCCAGGGCGATATCGACGTGTTCCTCGGCAATTGGATGCCGACCATGGAAGGGGACATCGCGCCGTATCGCGAGAAGGGCACCGTCGACACCGTGCGCGAGAACCTGGAAGGGGCGAAATACACCCTGGCGACCAACGCCGCCGGCGCCAAGCTCGGCATCAAGAGCTTCGCCGACATCGCCAAGCATGCCGACGCCCTGGACGAGACGATCTACGGCATCGAGCCGGGCAATGACGGCAACCGCCTGATCCTCGACATGATCGAGAAGGACGCCTTCGGCCTGAAGGGCTTCGACGTCAAGGAGAGCTCCGAGCAGGGCATGCTGGCCCAGGTGAAGCGGGCCGATCAGCGCGGCGAGCCGGTGGTCTTCCTCGGCTGGGAGCCGCACCCGATGAACGCCAATTTCGACCTGACCTACCTGACCGGCGGCGACGACTATTTCGGCCCGGATCTGGGCGGGGCGACCGTCTACACCAATACCCGCGCCGGCTATGTGGACGAGTGCAAGAATGTCGGCGCGCTGCTGAAGAACCTGAAGTTCTCGCTCGCCATGGAGAACGAGATCATGGGCGCGATCCTGGATGACGGCACCGCGCCCGACAAGGCGGCGACCGCCTGGATGAAGGCCAATCCGGATGTGGTCATGGGCTGGCTCGACGGCGTGACCACCAAGGATGGCGGCGACGCCAAGGCGGCGGTGAAATCGGCGCTCGGGCTCTGA
- the choW gene encoding choline ABC transporter permease subunit, with product MEWLTETKIPVGRTAGELFDWLQTNGGWFFWTLSDALEWMIDAILTVLQGPHPLVIIAIFAGLTYALQRNWKTAAFIVLGFLFILNQGYWEETTESLTLVLSACVVCMGIGVPIGIAVAHRPRLYRVLRPVLDLMQTLPTFVYLIPAIVFFGIGMVPGLIATVIFVLPAPIRLTHLGVVSTPTHLLEAAEAFGATPSQKLWKVELPYAFPQIMAGLNQTIMLSLSMVVIAALVGADGLGVPVVRALNQVNTALGFESGFIIVVVAIMLDRMLRVTKE from the coding sequence ATGGAGTGGTTGACCGAGACCAAGATCCCGGTCGGCCGGACGGCGGGGGAGCTGTTCGACTGGCTGCAGACCAACGGCGGCTGGTTCTTCTGGACCCTGTCGGACGCGCTCGAATGGATGATCGACGCGATCCTGACGGTGCTGCAGGGGCCGCACCCGCTGGTGATCATCGCGATCTTCGCCGGGCTGACCTACGCGCTGCAGCGCAACTGGAAGACCGCCGCCTTCATCGTGCTCGGCTTCCTGTTCATCCTGAACCAGGGCTATTGGGAGGAGACCACGGAGTCTCTGACCCTGGTCCTGTCGGCCTGCGTGGTGTGCATGGGCATCGGGGTGCCGATCGGCATCGCCGTCGCCCACCGTCCGCGCCTCTACCGGGTGCTGCGGCCGGTGCTCGACCTGATGCAGACCCTGCCGACCTTCGTCTACCTGATCCCGGCCATCGTGTTCTTCGGCATCGGCATGGTCCCGGGGCTGATCGCCACGGTGATCTTCGTGCTGCCGGCCCCGATCCGGCTGACCCATCTCGGCGTGGTCTCGACCCCGACCCACCTGCTGGAGGCGGCGGAGGCGTTCGGCGCCACGCCGTCGCAGAAGCTGTGGAAGGTGGAACTGCCCTACGCCTTCCCGCAGATCATGGCCGGGCTGAACCAGACCATCATGCTGTCCCTGTCCATGGTCGTGATCGCCGCCCTGGTGGGGGCCGACGGGCTCGGCGTGCCGGTGGTCCGGGCGCTGAACCAGGTCAACACCGCGCTCGGCTTCGAGAGCGGCTTCATCATCGTGGTGGTCGCCATCATGCTCGACCGGATGCTTCGGGTGACGAAAGAATGA
- the choV gene encoding choline ABC transporter ATP-binding protein — MNTGESTAVEFRNVSIVFGDTPQTALPLMDAGQTRGEIQAETGQVLGVHDCSLTVAEGEILVLMGLSGSGKSTLLRAVNALNPVTRGCVMVNDGDGMVNISEADPATLRRLRQQRVAMVFQQFGLLPWRSVAENVGLGLELAGMGAAERAEQVTEQLALVGLSDWADRKVAELSGGMQQRVGLARAFATKAPILLMDEPFSALDPLIRTHLQNELLDLQKSLQRTIVFVSHDLDEAFKLGDRIAIMDGGRIVQCGTPRDIYSNPANDYVAEFVHNMNPLGVLTAGDVMVPVSGAVSEVTVDRDAEIEDVMGCILRDPNPVLVRDGDETVGMVTRDSLLERLVSLGEGKG; from the coding sequence ATGAATACCGGAGAGAGCACCGCCGTCGAATTCCGGAACGTCTCCATCGTCTTCGGCGACACGCCGCAGACCGCGCTGCCGCTGATGGATGCCGGCCAGACGCGCGGCGAGATCCAGGCCGAGACCGGCCAGGTCCTCGGCGTGCACGACTGCTCCCTGACCGTGGCCGAGGGCGAGATCCTGGTGCTGATGGGCCTGTCCGGCTCCGGCAAGTCGACCCTGCTGCGGGCGGTGAACGCGTTGAACCCGGTGACCCGCGGCTGCGTGATGGTCAATGACGGCGACGGGATGGTGAACATCTCCGAGGCCGATCCGGCGACCCTGCGCCGGCTGCGGCAGCAGCGGGTCGCCATGGTGTTCCAGCAGTTCGGCCTGCTGCCCTGGCGCAGCGTGGCCGAGAATGTGGGCCTCGGCCTGGAGCTGGCCGGCATGGGTGCCGCTGAGCGGGCAGAGCAGGTGACCGAGCAGCTGGCGCTGGTGGGCCTGTCCGACTGGGCCGACCGCAAGGTGGCCGAGCTGTCCGGCGGCATGCAGCAGCGGGTCGGCCTCGCCCGGGCCTTCGCGACCAAGGCGCCGATCCTGCTGATGGACGAGCCGTTCTCAGCCCTGGACCCGCTGATCCGCACCCACCTGCAGAACGAGTTGCTCGACCTGCAGAAGAGTCTGCAGCGCACGATCGTCTTCGTCAGCCACGACCTGGACGAGGCGTTCAAGCTGGGCGATCGGATCGCCATCATGGACGGCGGGCGGATCGTCCAATGCGGAACGCCGCGGGATATTTATTCAAATCCCGCAAATGATTACGTGGCGGAGTTCGTGCACAACATGAATCCGCTCGGCGTGCTGACCGCGGGAGACGTGATGGTGCCGGTCTCGGGGGCGGTCTCCGAGGTGACCGTCGACCGCGACGCCGAAATCGAGGACGTCATGGGGTGCATCCTGCGCGATCCAAACCCAGTGCTGGTCCGCGACGGGGACGAGACCGTTGGCATGGTCACGCGGGACTCGCTGCTGGAACGGCTTGTGTCGTTGGGCGAGGGGAAAGGGTAG
- the urtE gene encoding urea ABC transporter ATP-binding subunit UrtE: MLTIKDLTLHYGAAQILWGIDLQAEIGKVTCVLGRNGVGKTSLLRGIVGHHPVSGGTLAWDATDLTALPSFERARSGIAYVPQGREIFPLLTVKENLHTGYACLPSSERKVPDEIFELFPVLKSMLDRRGGDLSGGQQQQLAIARALVTKPKLLILDEPTEGIQPSIIKDIGRAIEILRDRGEMAILLVEQYLDFAKALADTVLVMSRGRVVFHGRPDGPDSGEIDRLMGLT, from the coding sequence ATGCTGACGATCAAGGACCTCACCCTGCATTACGGCGCCGCCCAGATCCTCTGGGGCATCGACCTGCAGGCGGAAATCGGCAAGGTGACCTGCGTGCTCGGCCGCAACGGCGTGGGCAAGACCAGCCTGCTGCGCGGCATCGTCGGGCATCATCCGGTGAGCGGCGGCACCCTGGCCTGGGACGCCACCGACCTGACCGCCCTGCCGTCCTTCGAACGGGCGCGGTCCGGCATCGCCTATGTGCCCCAGGGCCGCGAGATCTTCCCGCTGCTGACGGTGAAGGAGAACCTGCACACGGGCTACGCCTGCCTGCCCTCCTCCGAGCGCAAGGTGCCGGACGAGATCTTCGAGCTGTTCCCGGTGCTGAAGTCCATGCTGGACCGGCGCGGCGGCGACCTGTCCGGCGGCCAGCAGCAGCAGCTCGCCATCGCCCGGGCGCTGGTGACGAAGCCGAAGCTGCTGATCCTCGACGAGCCGACCGAGGGCATCCAGCCGTCGATCATCAAGGATATCGGCCGGGCCATCGAAATCCTGCGCGACCGGGGCGAAATGGCGATCCTGCTGGTCGAGCAGTATCTCGACTTCGCCAAGGCGCTGGCCGACACAGTGCTGGTGATGAGCCGCGGCCGGGTGGTGTTCCACGGCCGCCCCGACGGTCCGGACAGCGGCGAGATCGACCGGCTGATGGGGCTGACATAG
- the urtD gene encoding urea ABC transporter ATP-binding protein UrtD — MNTLHKELTRTVLYLDGISVSFDGFKALNDLSFVVEPGEMRAIIGPNGAGKTTMMDVITGKTRPDVGTALFAGHHDLTKLDEADIAQLGIGRKFQRPTVFESHTVRDNIVLALAGKRSVFDTLFARATEEEADKIDRVLDTIRLADRAGMMAADLSHGQKQWLEIGMLLAQDPSLLLVDEPVAGMTDAETVQTATLLKEIARDHSVVVVEHDMSFVQDLGVMVTVLHEGSVLAEGSLDHVSADERVIDVYLGR; from the coding sequence ATGAACACGCTGCACAAGGAACTGACCCGCACCGTCCTGTATCTCGACGGGATCAGCGTGTCCTTCGACGGGTTCAAGGCGCTGAACGACCTGTCCTTCGTGGTCGAGCCGGGCGAGATGCGGGCCATCATCGGCCCGAACGGCGCCGGCAAGACCACCATGATGGACGTGATCACTGGCAAGACCCGCCCGGATGTCGGCACCGCCCTGTTCGCCGGCCATCACGACCTCACCAAGCTGGACGAGGCCGACATCGCCCAGCTCGGCATCGGCCGCAAGTTCCAGCGCCCGACCGTGTTCGAGAGCCACACGGTGAGGGACAACATCGTGCTGGCGCTGGCCGGCAAGCGCAGCGTGTTCGACACCCTGTTCGCCCGCGCCACCGAGGAGGAGGCCGACAAGATCGACCGGGTGCTCGACACCATCCGCCTCGCCGACCGCGCCGGGATGATGGCCGCCGACCTCAGCCACGGGCAGAAGCAGTGGCTGGAGATCGGCATGCTGCTGGCCCAGGACCCGTCCCTCCTGCTGGTGGACGAGCCGGTCGCCGGCATGACCGATGCGGAGACGGTGCAGACCGCGACCCTGCTGAAGGAAATCGCCAGGGACCACTCTGTGGTGGTGGTCGAGCACGACATGAGCTTCGTGCAGGATCTGGGCGTGATGGTCACCGTGCTGCACGAGGGCTCGGTCCTGGCGGAAGGCTCGCTCGACCATGTGAGCGCCGACGAGCGCGTCATCGACGTCTATCTCGGCCGGTGA
- the urtC gene encoding urea ABC transporter permease subunit UrtC, with product MITGRFLRLTGTSGLILLVCLLTAAIYVPVANLFIEPGSPFHVNTASVVVFGKYLCFAMLALSIDLVWGYCGILSLGHGAFFALGGYAMGMHLMREIGPRGVYGNPILPDFMVFLNWESLPWFWHGFDMFWFAMVMVLLVPGLLAFVFGFLAFRSRVTGVYLSIITQAMTFALMLAFFRNEMGFGGNNGLTDFKDVLGFDLQADSTRIGLYLLSIAALAVMLLICRAIVLSRLGKVLIAVRDAESRTRFIGYRVEHYKLFVFTVSAMMAGVAGALYVPQVGIINPGEFAPANSIEAVIWVAVGGRGTLVGAVIGGIGVNLAKSYFTGALPEIWLFALGGLFVVVTLFMPKGILGLISQWRRRQPPPEPAAETGPTTSTGAEERA from the coding sequence ATGATAACCGGCCGTTTCCTGCGCCTGACCGGCACGTCCGGGCTGATCCTGCTGGTCTGCCTGCTGACCGCGGCGATCTACGTGCCGGTCGCCAACCTGTTCATCGAGCCCGGCTCGCCGTTCCATGTGAACACCGCCTCAGTGGTGGTGTTCGGCAAGTATCTCTGCTTCGCCATGCTGGCCCTGTCGATCGATCTGGTCTGGGGGTATTGCGGGATCCTGTCACTCGGCCACGGCGCGTTCTTCGCGCTCGGCGGCTACGCCATGGGCATGCATCTGATGCGCGAGATCGGGCCGCGCGGCGTCTACGGCAACCCGATCCTGCCGGATTTCATGGTGTTCCTGAACTGGGAGTCCCTGCCCTGGTTCTGGCACGGCTTCGACATGTTCTGGTTCGCCATGGTGATGGTGCTGCTGGTGCCGGGGCTGCTGGCCTTCGTCTTCGGCTTCCTCGCGTTCCGCTCACGGGTGACCGGCGTCTATCTCTCGATCATCACCCAGGCCATGACCTTCGCCCTGATGCTCGCCTTCTTCCGCAACGAGATGGGCTTCGGCGGCAATAACGGGCTGACCGACTTCAAGGACGTGCTCGGCTTCGACCTGCAGGCCGACAGCACCCGCATCGGGCTCTACCTGCTCTCCATCGCCGCCCTGGCGGTCATGCTCCTGATCTGCCGGGCCATCGTCCTGTCGCGGCTGGGCAAGGTTCTGATCGCCGTGCGCGACGCCGAGAGCCGCACCCGCTTCATCGGCTACCGGGTGGAGCACTACAAGCTGTTCGTCTTTACCGTCTCGGCGATGATGGCCGGGGTGGCCGGCGCCCTCTACGTGCCCCAGGTCGGCATCATCAACCCGGGCGAATTCGCCCCGGCTAACTCCATCGAGGCCGTCATCTGGGTCGCCGTCGGCGGCCGCGGCACCCTGGTGGGCGCCGTGATCGGAGGCATCGGCGTCAACCTCGCCAAGAGCTACTTCACCGGCGCCCTGCCCGAGATCTGGCTGTTCGCGCTGGGCGGTCTGTTCGTGGTCGTCACCCTGTTCATGCCGAAGGGCATCCTCGGCCTGATCTCTCAGTGGCGCCGTCGTCAGCCTCCGCCCGAACCCGCGGCCGAGACCGGTCCAACCACCTCCACCGGGGCGGAGGAACGGGCATGA